One Owenweeksia hongkongensis DSM 17368 genomic region harbors:
- a CDS encoding nuclear transport factor 2 family protein yields MKLRFLILTVFTIAISSSSFAQSKSRAYDNAAAIEEVIREAYINGVYNTGYMLSVTQGFSPDFTAIVFEDKDQSRLETIEDWIKKTEQNKASGNLPLKGEQEVSFSIVKLEISNNIANACVQFMVGGKVQHTDFIGLYKFSTGWKLVNMMYEEGQEEK; encoded by the coding sequence ATGAAACTCCGTTTTTTGATTCTCACCGTATTTACCATTGCAATTTCTTCCAGCTCATTTGCGCAAAGCAAAAGCCGAGCTTATGACAATGCCGCTGCCATTGAGGAAGTGATTCGCGAAGCCTACATAAATGGTGTGTACAACACGGGCTATATGCTTTCCGTGACCCAAGGTTTCAGCCCTGACTTTACAGCTATCGTATTTGAAGATAAAGATCAAAGCCGACTGGAAACCATTGAAGATTGGATAAAGAAAACTGAGCAAAACAAAGCTTCGGGAAACCTTCCGCTAAAAGGCGAACAAGAGGTAAGCTTCAGCATCGTTAAGCTTGAAATCTCAAATAACATTGCCAATGCCTGCGTGCAATTTATGGTGGGAGGCAAGGTGCAACACACCGATTTTATTGGGCTTTACAAATTCAGCACAGGTTGGAAATTGGTAAATATGATGTACGAGGAAGGGCAGGAAGAAAAGTAA
- a CDS encoding heme/hemin ABC transporter substrate-binding protein, translating into MKKIFFLFGFTVLLLSSCGRFANEDTNTTSAEKTEGKAPRIVCLAKQYNEIIFALGAEKDLVAVDLSSTYPPKIKDLTTVGYHRALSAEGILSMKPDLIIHDNNIGPEHVVTQLESLKIPMKTFGEYDHTIEGTEELMREMGTYFHKEEKAEELCAKLEADMSEALEAAKAYTDTPSVVVIHFGRASNIYLTVTKNSTAGKMIEWAGGKMAIDGERGMRHLSSPELIAKANPDVILLTDFGYDRLGTQQKIEELPGVAGTNAAKNARIYRVEEHDLIYIGPRTGENVQFLQELIHKK; encoded by the coding sequence ATGAAAAAAATATTCTTCCTTTTTGGCTTTACTGTCCTGCTACTAAGTAGCTGTGGCCGTTTTGCCAATGAAGACACCAACACAACTTCAGCAGAAAAAACAGAAGGAAAAGCACCACGAATCGTTTGCTTGGCCAAGCAATACAATGAAATAATTTTTGCGCTTGGCGCGGAAAAAGACCTTGTGGCAGTGGACCTTTCCAGCACTTATCCGCCCAAAATAAAAGATCTCACCACTGTGGGTTATCATCGTGCGCTTAGTGCGGAAGGCATCCTCAGCATGAAACCGGATTTGATTATTCATGACAATAACATTGGGCCGGAACATGTGGTAACGCAATTGGAAAGTTTAAAAATCCCAATGAAAACCTTTGGTGAGTATGATCATACCATTGAAGGTACTGAAGAGCTGATGCGCGAAATGGGCACCTATTTTCATAAAGAAGAAAAAGCAGAAGAACTTTGCGCCAAGCTTGAAGCTGACATGTCTGAAGCACTTGAGGCAGCAAAAGCCTATACCGACACACCAAGTGTGGTTGTTATCCATTTTGGGCGCGCCTCAAACATTTATCTTACAGTAACCAAAAACAGTACTGCTGGTAAAATGATAGAATGGGCAGGTGGAAAAATGGCCATCGATGGCGAACGTGGAATGCGTCACCTTTCCTCGCCTGAGCTTATCGCAAAAGCAAACCCTGATGTGATTCTACTTACCGACTTTGGCTATGATCGCCTGGGCACACAGCAAAAGATTGAAGAGCTACCAGGCGTTGCCGGAACCAATGCCGCAAAAAATGCTCGCATTTATCGTGTGGAAGAACATGACCTAATTTACATCGGCCCACGTACCGGTGAGAATGTACAGTTTCTTCAAGAGTTGATTCATAAAAAGTAA
- a CDS encoding heme ABC transporter ATP-binding protein, translating into MITTENLSLQIGNKTLLHPLSLKLETGLLHLILGPNGAGKSTLVKLLSGQQKPSSGTVFYDDHKLISYRVEHLARFRAVLSQSVDFAFPLKVNEVVMMGRYPLFSSSPTKKDREIISLAITLFEIENLANRDYTTLSGGEKQRVQFARIMAQIWPDNDKPKILFLDEPLTYLDIKFQYDFLNLIADFLKKHPLTVVGVLHDLNLAARFANNLILLKEGHLIAQGNQAHVLTSENIEKVYGMTPRIIEHDKRLLIDF; encoded by the coding sequence ATGATTACCACCGAAAACCTCAGCTTACAAATCGGCAATAAGACATTGCTACATCCGCTTTCGCTAAAATTAGAAACTGGCCTACTGCATCTTATTCTTGGCCCCAACGGAGCTGGAAAATCCACTTTAGTGAAATTACTGAGCGGTCAACAAAAGCCAAGTTCTGGAACTGTTTTTTATGATGACCACAAACTGATTTCTTACAGAGTGGAACACCTTGCACGCTTCAGGGCGGTGCTTTCGCAAAGTGTAGATTTTGCCTTTCCCCTTAAGGTAAATGAAGTGGTGATGATGGGTCGCTATCCACTTTTTAGCAGCAGTCCAACCAAAAAAGACAGGGAAATTATAAGCCTCGCCATCACACTTTTTGAAATAGAAAATTTGGCGAATCGCGATTACACCACTTTGAGTGGAGGCGAAAAACAGCGGGTACAGTTTGCACGCATAATGGCCCAAATATGGCCAGATAACGACAAGCCTAAAATCCTTTTTCTGGACGAGCCCCTCACCTATCTCGACATCAAATTTCAGTATGACTTCCTGAACCTGATTGCTGATTTTCTAAAAAAGCATCCGCTTACGGTAGTTGGTGTTCTTCATGACCTAAATCTGGCCGCGCGTTTTGCAAACAACCTAATCTTACTAAAAGAAGGCCATTTAATTGCCCAAGGAAACCAAGCCCACGTGTTGACTTCCGAGAATATTGAAAAGGTTTACGGAATGACGCCAAGAATAATTGAGCACGATAAAAGGCTGCTGATTGATTTTTAA
- a CDS encoding FecCD family ABC transporter permease: MKKLTLIPVMLSMILLISIFLSMRFGAINLTWEEIQEGFTQLFSGGEVGLNARIFAELRLPRVLLCVITGASLAVGGVLMQALFRNPIVEPGLVGTSSGAAFGASLYFVLGSVLSFNAGEWTLPIAACLGGIIATYLVFVLSGSFRSRASIVGLLLTGIAINALFLSGIGFLSYIARDPQARSITFWNLGTISGANWHSVFIVGVSTIACALLGLRYTKSLNALMMGEDEAQLIGVNIKRLKLEVLTINVIIVSVATAFTGVISFVGLIVPHILRMMGGSDNRYLLLNGVLLGGIVVTLADLIARMSLRPAELPIGIVTSVVGVPVFIFLLRKGKFYF, translated from the coding sequence ATGAAGAAATTGACGCTCATACCTGTCATGCTATCCATGATTCTTCTCATCTCTATTTTCCTCTCCATGCGTTTTGGCGCCATCAATTTGACTTGGGAAGAAATACAAGAGGGGTTTACTCAGCTTTTCTCTGGTGGGGAAGTTGGCCTGAATGCTCGCATTTTTGCTGAGTTGCGCTTGCCGCGAGTTTTACTTTGTGTAATTACCGGAGCAAGTTTGGCCGTGGGAGGCGTTTTAATGCAGGCTCTTTTCCGCAATCCCATTGTAGAACCAGGACTTGTTGGAACCAGCAGCGGAGCGGCTTTTGGAGCTTCGCTGTATTTTGTGTTGGGTTCAGTTTTGAGTTTTAATGCCGGAGAATGGACGCTGCCCATTGCGGCTTGCCTTGGTGGAATTATCGCTACTTATTTAGTTTTTGTGCTCAGTGGCTCGTTTCGCTCGCGTGCTTCCATTGTAGGTTTGCTCCTTACGGGAATTGCCATCAATGCGCTTTTCCTTAGCGGAATTGGTTTCCTCTCCTACATTGCCCGCGATCCTCAGGCACGCTCCATCACCTTTTGGAATTTAGGTACTATTTCGGGAGCCAATTGGCATTCCGTTTTCATAGTTGGAGTAAGCACCATTGCTTGTGCTTTATTAGGGCTTCGCTATACCAAATCCCTAAACGCCTTGATGATGGGCGAGGACGAAGCGCAGCTTATTGGGGTAAACATCAAACGCCTAAAACTGGAAGTGCTGACCATCAACGTCATTATCGTTTCTGTGGCAACGGCCTTTACGGGAGTTATAAGTTTTGTGGGCCTTATTGTACCACACATCCTCCGCATGATGGGCGGTTCGGATAATCGTTATTTGTTGCTCAACGGTGTGCTCCTTGGCGGAATTGTAGTGACCTTGGCTGACCTGATTGCCCGCATGAGTCTGCGCCCCGCAGAATTGCCCATTGGTATTGTAACTTCTGTTGTGGGCGTTCCTGTTTTCATCTTTCTATTACGAAAAGGCAAATTCTATTTCTGA